ctcctttctcctcatcctccttctcctcatcgCTGTCCTCCTGATGGAAAACGGGTTACCTGGTGTTCAAGGAaattctacccccccccccccccccccccccccccacagcaccCCCTCAGTTACCTGCTCACTCTGGCTCTCCATATCAGACAGCAGATGAAACTCAcaatcttcttcctcctcctcctcctctttcgcCATAAACTTCTTCTCACTAAAACATGATATAAGTATATTTTTATAGAAAATATGTTTAAGACATTGGTATATTTGACAAAATCAAGTGCCCGAATTCCATGTTGATGGACTGTGTTTGACTACCTGTCCTCGGCTGTAAAGGTGAGCTTGGCAGGACTGGAGACAGGTCTGAAAGGGGACACACCTGGACAAGGAGGAAAATGTGTGAACACAACAACGTTTTGCCTATGTCAATCAGACGTGggagttaacacacacacacactcacctggacTGTTAAACCTCCCAGAGCACAGCCCTAACAGTTGATCCATTTCTctatccatctcctcctcccctgctcctttcctcctctcctccatctcttcttccCCAGCTTGTGTGGGGAAGGCCCCTGAACACAGGCCCAGCAGCTCATTCTCCTGGGACTCCCCCCCCAGCGccgccctccccctgccccccccgtaCCCCCCTGAACACAGGCCCAGCAGCTCGCCCATGTTGGCGTCCATGGCGTTCTCGTCCAGGCTGTCCAGTAGGAGCTGGCGCTTGTGTGAGCGCGGCGCGCCGTGCCGAGGCCCCACGTTGAGGAAGCCGTCGGCGTCCAGCAGCTGGGACTGGGTGTCCTCCTCCAGGGAGAAGCGGCCCTGGGGGCCCGACTCGCCGGGGGACGGGGGCGCGTACAGGTCCTGGGAGTCCTCCACGGGCATGGACAGGGAGGGCTCTGACAGCTTGCTTGAACTCTGGGGGGAGTGGTGGGGGAGGTGCAGTGAGTTAGGGTTTTAGTCAATTAGACACGTGTCAGCATTTATACAAACAGACTGCAACCATTTGGATTAGGCTGCTGCTAACGGCAGCTCTGGGACTGGCAGACTGGCGTTCTGCTCACCTTGGAGGCGGAGCCTAGGAAGCTGGGTCTGAAGAGGCAAGGCGAAGGGGAGCGGAAGGTGGCGTAGCCGGAGACGCCTCGGGCCGTGGTCCGGCTGACTGGCTGGTAGGACGGAAGCATGGAGCTGGCCAGCTCAAAGCTGCTGTTGTGGCTGTTGTCCTtggccagagacagagagtcgtCCTCCTCTGGAAGGGGTGAAAACAGAGACACGGATGAGGAACCAATTCAAAAAGCTGTCGGCTAGCAAGGCAGAGATTCTCAACATGGATCAGTTTCTATCTGAGGTGGGTTTGGGACGTTCTTTCAGAAAAGGTCAAAGTGCAGATCCAGGCCCGTCTACTGACCCGTCTTAGTGTCGCTCTCTTGACCTCCAGACCCCATCCTCCTCACACCATCCCTGGGATCAGAGGAAACACAGGTCAACATTAATAACCAGCAGCTCTTCACATGCCCCGTCAAGGAGACACTTTCTGAACGTTCTAGATGCAAGACGTGTTCCTTTGAAAGATGTGTGAGGCATTATGGTATAATCATATCACTAAACCTACAACTTAcatacagctctctctctctctctctctctctctctctctctctctctcatacacacactgacccgGTACGAGAGCAGGAGCTGCCAGCGAACAGCATGAGGGTTCCGTCCATGTTGTGCAGGTCGGGGAAAGGGGAGCGGACTTTCAGTCCCGGGGAGGGGCTtctcccccccctggccccgccCTCTTCATCCCGCTGCTCCTCCTCACCATCGTCACCCGCCAGCAGCTCATCCACACCCTGAACAGTGGAGAGGAGCTGCAGCATCCCACACTACAAAACACCTCCATACTGAGATATGGCTTTTTTCACCATGCCTTAATCACCTAGCTAATGTAATTGAGATTTTATGGTTGTACTGTATTCTTTTTGATCaccgtgcctggtagctgagatgcgGTTACTTTGCAATGTGGCTAGTAAACACAGACGGTTCCTTGGCTCTTACCAATGAAATACTGTTAGTACTACGTACTTCTGATCCTAAAGCGTCTGCTGTGCTTTATATATGCATGACTTGTccatcactttggataaaagcgtctgctaaatgaatacaaagtTACATATACAAAGTCACTCCCTTACCTCTTCGCCCTCAGACTCGGTcaactcttcctcttcctcctcctcctcctcgccgcaGTCCTCGTTGTCTAGGCGATGGAGGGCGGCTTTGCGAGCGCGCTCTTCCTGCCTTCTCATGGTCATGGCCTTCCACAGCCGAGACTGCAGACTCACTAGCttctcacctgcacacacacacacacaagcaggagaGACTGGGCTTAGGATAACAGCTCCATCCAACCTGACTAGTTTAGTGCCTCTGATCATCCAATCATGGTAGCCTCCGTAAGTTAGCCGTGTACACCAGCTTGATGAACCTATGGGGCATTTGGCCCTGTATGGAACGCACCCTTcccagcctcttcctcctcctctttgatGGTGACACTGACAGAATCCGAGCGCAGCTCCTCCTGGCCAGCGGGGGTGCTGTCTTTGCGGATGAGACCAACCTGCACGGTGCGCTCTCCCTTAGGCCTGACCACAGGATGCACATGTCGGAAATAGCGCTCCTTCAACGCCTCAACACCTGGACGAGGACACACAGATCAACCATTGAGGAACAGGTTGTACTCGTCGAAATAAAATTGTTCCCACTGTTCCATTTCCCAATTGTGGTTGGGATGTTTTCCTGATCGTTCCAATCCTAATACTTCAGTATAAAGGCTGCTCTCAGTCTTACCTGGGTTGACCAGCTGGGGGGGCTCCAGCAGGTTAACAAAGGCCCCCTCGTCTGCACACAGTTTGGGGATGGGTGGGGGGTCCAGCCCCAGCTCTCTCAGCTTGGCCAGTCGGTCCTTCCTGGACCGGTGGTGACCTTGAGCTACAGCCTCCACACTGGCACCAGCAGCAGGCATCGCTACATCCCCAGCCCCGGTCTCCACCAGCCTGGCTGGGGAACGAGATGCTTCCACCTGGCCTGGCTCTGGAAGCCCAGCCTCCGTCTCTGTGGATTCAGGCTTGGTATGATCTACCTCGGATGTCTTGGGCATCTCTGCCACTTCCAGAACAGGGCCCCCCGTCTCAGGCTCGCTTGTCCTTGGATGGTGCTCCTGCTGTGGGGAGGAGGTGGCAGACGGCTGAGGTAGGGTCTGGACCTGGGTGAAGGACGGGACGGCGTTATCCTCTGCAGGGTCAAGTTGAGGCTCATTGGGTGGGTTGGAAGGTGGAGGGACTGGGGTGGTTTCCAGTATCATATCATGGTACTTGGTAGATCTGAGAAATACAAAAGAGGTTAATGTCTTGTTTTGAGCAGTTTGAAGAGTTTAATGTGTACACTAGCAGTTTGTGATAGGGATCAACTTGAGTGAGCGTGTGTTTACTTGAGCAGGGCCATGGCGGATCCTTCTGGCCGGGCTCTCCTCTTGAAGAACTGGTCGAGGCTCTTGGGCTCAGGCATGTGGTAGGGCAGTCCCAGGGACGACTCTACCAGGAAGGAGAGCACAGACATGTCTCACTCACATATGACTAAACTAGGAACAGGACACAGTGAATTATGTACGATATATACAAATTTGTGTATGAAGTGAAATGTGTGAaatggcaacaaaaaaaactgtacaCTATACAGGCCCCAATCTTGTAATACTGGAGGGTGTCACTTGAAGGGGGAGATGACACGACTAACCTCTGACTAGACGTTGGGTCTCACTGTGGAGCAGCATGATGGCCTCCCTGCTGGCTCTGGCTGCCTTTCTCTCCTGAGAGCACCAAACACAGGGGGCAGGACGATAGTATTAGCTTTAAGTCAGATGTATACTTTCATCTGGATATGCGGTAAGAAAAGAAGGGAGGAGTAAattaaaagtttaaaaaagtTTGCCATACTTGTCTCTGTGGTTTGGGTTCATCCTTTTCATCCCCACTCTCTGGTTCATCATCCAGAAGAGCTTCCTGAGGAAAGGTAAAAAGATTGAATCACGTCAGAGGAATTTAGGATGTGATGTTATTTTCTGGTATAATACTGGTGCTTAGCATTTCTTGTCAGCAGAGAACCCTCCCCCCACATGAGCTATGTGCACTAATATAACCCTAACCTCTGGGATCGATCAcattgacagctgatatgcaggggaggGGACTGCTCACCAATATGTTTAAATAGTCAAACATGAAGACTTGAGAACCAGACGTGGGATGTTTTGTCtgcttgtgggccggccgcaagtaataaagctttcttaacttc
This genomic window from Hypomesus transpacificus isolate Combined female chromosome 4, fHypTra1, whole genome shotgun sequence contains:
- the LOC124467534 gene encoding claspin; this encodes MSLVSQPVVDLPVVGQIAESDSDSGMGSPVEEMMVKEITENINALQDSDDEVTIKRRPHCRKALRDSDSEEEGENGAGMVDALILSASSGEDVHPGEEEEEEDKRVKKGEVKSKRISRPPVDSDESEPEKESNEDTPKRVLKKKGKNREKSQRHKAKKEKHSRAVELLKKKEKAEEAPMARVLNDSGCLLGDPDLFDTGLEEEESLDAIRAAVKQKVKKHKEALLDDEPESGDEKDEPKPQRQERKAARASREAIMLLHSETQRLVRESSLGLPYHMPEPKSLDQFFKRRARPEGSAMALLKSTKYHDMILETTPVPPPSNPPNEPQLDPAEDNAVPSFTQVQTLPQPSATSSPQQEHHPRTSEPETGGPVLEVAEMPKTSEVDHTKPESTETEAGLPEPGQVEASRSPARLVETGAGDVAMPAAGASVEAVAQGHHRSRKDRLAKLRELGLDPPPIPKLCADEGAFVNLLEPPQLVNPGVEALKERYFRHVHPVVRPKGERTVQVGLIRKDSTPAGQEELRSDSVSVTIKEEEEEAGKGEKLVSLQSRLWKAMTMRRQEERARKAALHRLDNEDCGEEEEEEEEELTESEGEEGVDELLAGDDGEEEQRDEEGGARGGRSPSPGLKVRSPFPDLHNMDGTLMLFAGSSCSRTGDGVRRMGSGGQESDTKTEEDDSLSLAKDNSHNSSFELASSMLPSYQPVSRTTARGVSGYATFRSPSPCLFRPSFLGSASKSSSKLSEPSLSMPVEDSQDLYAPPSPGESGPQGRFSLEEDTQSQLLDADGFLNVGPRHGAPRSHKRQLLLDSLDENAMDANMGELLGLCSGGYGGGRGRAALGGESQENELLGLCSGAFPTQAGEEEMEERRKGAGEEEMDREMDQLLGLCSGRFNSPGVSPFRPVSSPAKLTFTAEDSEKKFMAKEEEEEEEDCEFHLLSDMESQSEQEDSDEEKEDEEKGEDEEKEDEENEVEEEERQAVFAPHRVKKKKIRMAEFVDSEAELSGSDVGSDDEDGDGGSEYEEEELLDELPSDEELQDQVNKIHMKQVLDDDKRRLRLYQERYLADGDLHSDGPGRARRFRWKNIDEGFDLSGMGEEEEEDEDDVDQAELQRRKERAEREQWLREQSKVKRGRAAFDAHNDEEDNEEDEEEMGEEDSQFMKVAKKLTAKKLQKKDTPVVPQAEKSALLLNPFQRPSQPTLVRRGSLLSQPRSVLQKLASISEGNPMAPRSTRGFLFQTLSPEKEASSDAPKKQVKKRGPVENLTPAAKRPCRGSPALQQDKPPRSVFSFLEN